From one Rhodamnia argentea isolate NSW1041297 chromosome 1, ASM2092103v1, whole genome shotgun sequence genomic stretch:
- the LOC125315120 gene encoding uncharacterized PE-PGRS family protein PE_PGRS34-like encodes MARRKVKLAFIENDTSRKAALKKRRQGLIKKVSELSTLCGVNACAIVYSPDSNEPVFWPSRPEVEQLLVRYQSFSEVERSRKMVNQESYLKEQINKLIGQKKKLAVKNKELENTYLMQQLYLSGKTTSEFANDEMCSLFYYVHEKTKEIERKIELLGRSDGAPRSGGAPSAIEGPVVEEEMILEAKEGGSGDNNGDNIGDASSSLDQWFVDIMKSGNAGSGSGSKKDELYPLACLTGGAGSSNRALAFNLSKENVGVGSGNWANGIGPVNGDAGGSGNNIGLSQGLSRVTPGRGPLVTYGHVGGSVSNNSATPYQGYGGHMTRGSGMVCPNGDAGGSVGDGTTGYGVRLFNQRNTGGSSGGNGEVFPRGGIYGVDTDTGYGMRQHNENPGAVTNGHGVVLPLINNDHGSGNGGCGIGLNHSNAQIIANGHEMSSIYGDVVSNGYGIVVPPMVARPFANAGSGNVEWGMGMYQGNFGAINNGNNRAIDNGPFEGGNGGFRAMVPLGNLVGNIGGNEVWMLHDNAVVDANGSGGNNAGMK; translated from the coding sequence ATGGCAAGAAGGAAGGTTAAGCTTGCTTTCATAGAAAATGATACTTCTAGGAAAGCTGCCCTCAAGAAAAGGAGACAAGGGCTTATCAAAAAAGTGAGCGAGTTGAGCACTCTGTGCGGTGTGAACGCGTGTGCCATTGTCTATTCTCCAGACAGCAATGAGCCTGTCTTTTGGCCATCTAGACCAGAGGTGGAGCAACTCCTTGTGCGGTACCAAAGCTTCTCTGAAGTGGAGAGAagccgaaagatggtgaacCAGGAAAGCTACCTCAAGGAGCAGATCAACAAGTTAATCgggcaaaagaaaaagcttGCGGTGAAAAACAAGGAGTTAGAGAATACCTACCTCATGCAACAACTTTATCTGTCTGGTAAAACCACTAGTGAATTTGCTAATGATGAGATGTGCAGTTTATTCTACTATGTACATGAAAAGACTAAAGAAATCGAAAGAAAGATTGAACTTCTCGGACGAAGTGACGGCGCACCGCGATCTGGAGGTGCTCCATCAGCAATCGAAGGCCCGGTGGTTGAGGAGGAAATGATCCTAGAGGCTAAAGAAGGAGGCAGTGGCGACAACAATGGCGACAATATAGGTGATGCATCTTCTTCATTGGATCAATGGTTCGTAGATATAATGAAGTCTGGAAATGCTGGTAGTGGCAGTGGTAGCAAAAAGGACGAATTGTACCCTTTGGCATGTTTGACAGGTGGTGCCGGTTCATCCAATCGAGCCCTTGCCTTCAATTTGTCAAAAGAGAATGTTGGCGTTGGAAGTGGCAATTGGGCCAATGGTATAGGCCCTGTTAATGGAGATGCCGGAGGCAGTGGGAATAATATTGGGTTGTCTCAAGGCCTTAGTCGAGTCACTCCAGGGAGAGGTCCTTTGGTGACTTATGGGCATGTTGGAGGTAGTGTGAGCAACAATTCTGCAACACCATATCAAGGGTATGGAGGACACATGACCCGTGGATCTGGAATGGTGTGCCCTAATGGAGATGCTGGAGGCAGTGTCGGCGATGGCACTACTGGATATGGAGTGAGGTTGTTTAACCAGCGGAATACTGGAGGTAGTAGTGGTGGAAATGGTGAGGTGTTTCCTCGAGGAGGTATATATGGAGTCGATACCGACACTGGTTATGGCATGAGGCAACACAATGAGAATCCTGGAGCCGTGACTAATGGTCATGGGGTGGTGCTTCCTCTTATCAACAATGATCATGGCAGTGGTAATGGTGGTTGTGGGATAGGACTGAATCACAGTAATGCTCAAATCATCGCCAATGGACATGAAATGTCGTCGATTTATGGGGATGTTGTTAGCAATGGATATGGTATTGTTGTTCCTCCTATGGTGGCGCGCCCTTTTGCAAATGCTGGCAGTGGCAATGTCGAATGGGGAATGGGCATGTATCAAGGCAATTTTGGTGCTATCAACAACGGAAACAACAGGGCAATTGATAATGGGCCTTTTGAAGGAGGCAATGGTGGATTTAGGGCAATGGTGCCCCTGGGAAATTTGGTAGGCAATATTGGTGGAAATGAGGTGTGGATGTTGCATGACAATGCTGTAGTCGATGCTAATGGGAGTGGTGGAAACAATGCCGGCATGAAGTAA
- the LOC115726655 gene encoding auxin-responsive protein IAA13-like, whose product MLLSKGDSTRRNSASSTTCKIEERRWKAKVKNAPEVDANRGMSLDEITELRLGLPGETRRKSGAKRGFPKTLDLDLNASAAGKDEAQSSSKAGAQMKDQVSGAAKPPAAKTQAVGRPPVKALTKKVKVAVDGALLSRKVDLEACGSYQQLSTALEELFSCFYFCNYASERKIVNPANGDEYLLTYEDKDGDSMLVGDVPWKMFVESCKRLRFKKSS is encoded by the exons ATGTTGCTGTCTAAAGGCGACTCAACAAGAAGAAATTCCGCTTCAAGCACAACCTGCAAGATCGAAGAGAGAAGATGGAAGGCGAAGGTGAAGAATGCGCCGGAAGTTGACGCTAATCGGGGCATGAGCCTGGATGAGATCACCGAGCTCCGACTAGGGCTGCCGGGCGAGACACGGAGGAAGTCGGGCGCGAAACGGGGATTTCCCAAgactctcgatctcgatctcaaCGCATCAGCTGCCGGTAAAGACGAAGCCCAAAGTTCTTCCAAGGCCGGTGCACAGATGAAGGACCAAGTTTCCGGCGCCGCTAAGCCTCCCGCTGCCAA GACGCAAGCTGTGGGGCGACCACCAGTGAAAGCCCTCACGAAGAAAGTGAAGGTGGCCGTGGATGGAGCTCTTCTCTCTAGGAAAGTCGATCTGGAGGCATGCGGCAGTTACCAACAGCTTTCGACCGCTCTTGAGGAGCTCTTCTCTTGCTTCTACTTCT GCAATTATGCAAGTGAGAGGAAGATCGTTAACCCAGCGAATGGTGATGAATATTTGCTAACTTATGAGGACAAAGATGGTGACTCGATGCTGGTTGGAGATGTGCCTTGGAA AATGTTTGTCGAATCTTGCAAGCGTCTGCGGTTCAAGAAGAGCTCCTAA